DNA from Oncorhynchus gorbuscha isolate QuinsamMale2020 ecotype Even-year unplaced genomic scaffold, OgorEven_v1.0 Un_scaffold_3329, whole genome shotgun sequence:
ttggtagttacctATAGGTCTAACAGAGCAGCCAGAATACTAATTTACTcaatgtttcctttattttggcagttacctgtatatgctCTATTAGTAAATCCATATTATTTTCCCCCACAGGAATGAGTCCTGCCTCCAGCCACGGCAGTGAGGAGACCACCTCTACATCAGGAGAACCTGAGCAACACCAGGAGAACCACGACACAGCCACGACGTCTCACCGCTGCTTTGGCTGTGGACAGGAGTTCCCTGCTGCCTACGACCTCGTGTTACACCAGaggacacacatagagagaggctTCTACAAGTCTGTCTGTGGAGAGCTGTTCTACCAGAAGGAGTTACTCAAAACACACCATCAGAAAGTTGACACAGGTGAAAAGCCACAGAGATCCTTTTAAAATAATGAGATTCTTGTGTGTGAGCAGCCAGGTAGGAAACCATGACAGCTAGAGTGTAGCCTAAGTGATCTGAGTGACTGAAAATATGGTTTATCACACTAAGTTTACCACAGCTCAACTTTAGTAATGTTGCATGTAAAACtcaactacagtaccagtcaaaagtttggacatacctactcattcaagggtttttctttatttttactattttctacattgtagaataatagtaaagacatcaaaactatgaagtaacacatatgggatcatgtagtaaccacaaagtgttaaagaaatcaaaatatgttttatatttgagattcttcaaagtagccagccacCCTTTGATTTGATGACagtttctctcaaccagcttcacctggaatgcttatcccgacagtcttgaaggagttcccacatatgctgaatacttgttggctgcttttccttcactctgcggtccaactcctcccaaaccatctcaattgggttgagatcatccaagcaagtctcttcttattggtcctttagtagtggtttctttgcagcaattggaccatgaaggccggattcacacagtctcctctgaacagttgatgttgagatgcatctgtaacttgaactctgtgaagcatttatttgggctgcaatctgaggttgttaactctaatgaacttatcctctgcagcagaggtaactctgggtcttcctttcccgtggcggtcctcatgagagccagttcacTTGAGAGCCAGTGCACTTGTAGAAACagtcaaggcaaagtgtggctactttgaagaatctcaaatataaaatatattacgatttttttgtatttttttttttttttacacttttttggttactacatgattccatatgtgttatttcatagttttgatgtctttactattattctacaatgtagacaatagtaacaaataaagaaaaacccttgaacgagtacatgtgtccaaaattttgactggtactgtacattttgactggtactgtacattgcagactggtactgtacattttgactggtactgtacattttgactggtactgtacattttgactggtactgtacattgcaTCAGCCAATGGTTGCGTGCCATGTCATCGACTGCACAGTCGGGCATCAGATTGCCGTATCATATGACGTGGTTTGATGATAATATTTATGTTCAACACCTATCCATGCGTCGTGAGGTCTGGCATGCGTCTGCAATGCAGTCAGCCTGGAATGTGACCAGTGATAACtcacatttaaacatttaaaaaaacacctTGGCCTTTTACAAGTAAACCCACCCAGGCTGGCGTACTAAATAGTATgcggaaatatatatatatttttaaagtgttaTAGTATGTCTTCACTATTGATTATCAGCTGTGGTCAGACACGTGAGTTTGGAAAACACGCGTGAAATCTACTAGAACAAACGTGGAAATGAGTGTGCCGTTTTAAGTAGGTAGTAGACTAGTACGGCTATTCGGACATGGccactgtctgtctttctttcctgCATCAGGAATACCTGGACAACACCGGACGAATCCCAAAGCTAAGAAGTCTCACGACTGTGTAGTGTGTGGAAAACAACTATGGGAAGCAATGAAGCTGAAGAGGCacatgaggacacacacaggagagaaacctcacGGCTGCTCTGTGTGCGGCAGAGGATTCACTCAGAAAGGAAATCTGAAAacacacatgaaaacacacagaGGTGAGGATAAACCTTAAATGACTGTCCCTGTAATAACTATGCATAGCAGTAACTATGGAAACGTTTGTCATCTGTCCCTGTAATAACTATGCATAGCAGTAACTATGGAAACCTTTGTCATCTGTCCCAGTAATAATAACTATGCATAGCAGTAACTATGGAAACGTTTGTCATCTGTCCCAGTAATAATAACTATGCATAGCAGTAACTATGGAAACCTTTGTCATCTGTCCCAGTAATAATAACTATGCATAGCAGTAACTATGGAAACGTTTGTCATCTGTCCCTGTAATAACTATGCATAGCAGTAACTATGAAAACGTTTGTCAGCTTGAGTTAATTATGCAAAAAAATATACTTCAGACATTACACTTGAAATTTACACTTTAAAACAGTTTTATccgattaaaaaaaaataatgttgaGTAGTTCTGAAAAGATAAACATTTATGTCCTAGTAAGTGTTTGACCGCATTTCCATTGGACTTTCTTACTTCTTCACGAAGTACATGCTGATTTGACCGACTTCACACCATGTCTTCCACGCAGGGCTGAACCCCAAATTGTGGTCCGCTGGAGAGGCCAGTCCCTCGACATCAGGAGAACCTAAACAACACCAGAAGAACCACACAGCTAAGACATTTCAGAATTGCATAGAATGTGGGGAGATGTGCCGAACTCTACCAGCACTAAAAAGACACATGAAAACTCACACCAGTAAGAAGCCGTCTTACCAATGTTCCCTTTGCGGGGCGGGATTCACTGAGAAAGGGCAAATCCAAGAGCACCAGTTACAGCATGCTGGAGAGAAGCCGTACTCCTGCCCTGACTGTGGGAAATGTTTCGTCAATGAAAGCTACATTAAAATTCACCAGC
Protein-coding regions in this window:
- the LOC124027525 gene encoding zinc finger protein 84-like isoform X1; translated protein: MHEFDERQQSKWRSPGCNHGDQSSSLQGLEMVHRFDIVFKEEPEGDDHAPCGQSNTGMSPASSHGSEETTSTSGEPEQHQENHDTATTSHRCFGCGQEFPAAYDLVLHQRTHIERGFYKSVCGELFYQKELLKTHHQKVDTGIPGQHRTNPKAKKSHDCVVCGKQLWEAMKLKRHMRTHTGEKPHGCSVCGRGFTQKGNLKTHMKTHRGLNPKLWSAGEASPSTSGEPKQHQKNHTAKTFQNCIECGEMCRTLPALKRHMKTHTSKKPSYQCSLCGAGFTEKGQIQEHQLQHAGEKPYSCPDCGKCFVNESYIKIHQRTHTGERPYSCLVCGNSFVKKHT
- the LOC124027525 gene encoding oocyte zinc finger protein XlCOF6-like isoform X2, which codes for MSPASSHGSEETTSTSGEPEQHQENHDTATTSHRCFGCGQEFPAAYDLVLHQRTHIERGFYKSVCGELFYQKELLKTHHQKVDTGIPGQHRTNPKAKKSHDCVVCGKQLWEAMKLKRHMRTHTGEKPHGCSVCGRGFTQKGNLKTHMKTHRGLNPKLWSAGEASPSTSGEPKQHQKNHTAKTFQNCIECGEMCRTLPALKRHMKTHTSKKPSYQCSLCGAGFTEKGQIQEHQLQHAGEKPYSCPDCGKCFVNESYIKIHQRTHTGERPYSCLVCGNSFVKKHT